The following are encoded together in the Geobacter sulfurreducens PCA genome:
- a CDS encoding lipoprotein, translating to MPVFVAGVRAAAAAFVLLLAVAGCSLPPERPVTKDELYGTGIYSFYQIKESPESVLAALNREGEVILDARYRERPVYIKILALSSGLQVHVIDK from the coding sequence ATGCCGGTGTTCGTCGCAGGTGTGCGTGCCGCCGCCGCGGCTTTTGTCCTGCTTCTCGCTGTTGCCGGCTGTTCGCTCCCCCCGGAACGGCCCGTAACCAAGGACGAGCTTTACGGAACAGGGATTTACAGTTTCTACCAGATCAAGGAATCCCCCGAGAGTGTCCTTGCCGCCCTCAACCGCGAGGGGGAAGTTATTCTCGATGCCCGATACCGGGAACGCCCGGTCTACATCAAGATTCTCGCCCTCTCTTCGGGGCTCCAGGTGCACGTGATCGACAAATAG
- a CDS encoding 4Fe-4S dicluster domain-containing protein: MAQIEIDESRCKGCGLCTLACSRKLIVMSSTINKYGYVTAVMTSQDQCTGCALCAEICPDVAIKVYK; encoded by the coding sequence ATGGCTCAAATTGAGATTGATGAATCGAGGTGCAAAGGGTGTGGCCTCTGTACGCTCGCCTGTTCGCGCAAACTGATCGTGATGAGTAGTACGATCAATAAATACGGCTATGTCACCGCCGTCATGACCAGCCAGGATCAATGTACCGGCTGTGCTCTCTGTGCGGAGATATGCCCTGACGTTGCTATTAAGGTTTATAAATAG
- the rsmA gene encoding 16S rRNA (adenine(1518)-N(6)/adenine(1519)-N(6))-dimethyltransferase RsmA, which yields MRGDGIRARKALGQNFLTDRSVLSRIAALVSAGAGERILEIGPGKGALTSYLAEQAGQLVAVELDDRLVPLLRGSFAGNPSVTIIEGDILDLDLRETLGRYGTPPWKVAANLPYNISTPVLFRLLDARDLFSRLVLMLQKEVGNRLAAGPGSKEYGVLSVLFQLHFDVTREILVRPGSFHPVPKVDSVVLLFVPLAQPRVDVGDEDYFRRVVKASFAMRRKTLWNCLKGGALGVPTDGIRDVLARCGIDEGRRGETLSLQEFASLTKGLLAAGGSL from the coding sequence GTGAGAGGGGACGGCATCCGTGCCCGGAAGGCGCTCGGGCAGAATTTTCTCACTGACCGTTCGGTTCTTTCCCGCATTGCGGCCCTAGTGAGTGCCGGTGCCGGCGAGCGGATTCTGGAGATCGGCCCCGGCAAGGGAGCTCTGACGTCATATCTGGCGGAACAGGCCGGACAGCTCGTGGCCGTTGAGTTGGACGACCGTCTGGTGCCGCTCCTGCGCGGCAGTTTTGCCGGAAACCCCTCAGTTACGATCATCGAAGGTGACATCCTCGACCTGGATCTCCGCGAAACCCTCGGCCGCTACGGCACGCCTCCCTGGAAGGTGGCGGCAAACCTGCCCTATAACATATCCACGCCGGTCCTGTTCAGACTGCTCGATGCTCGGGATCTATTCAGCCGGCTCGTACTCATGCTTCAGAAAGAGGTGGGCAACAGACTCGCTGCGGGGCCGGGGAGCAAAGAGTACGGTGTCCTGTCGGTCCTGTTCCAGCTTCACTTTGATGTGACCCGTGAGATCCTCGTCAGGCCCGGCTCGTTCCATCCTGTGCCCAAGGTGGATTCGGTGGTTCTCTTGTTTGTTCCCCTGGCGCAGCCACGGGTGGACGTGGGGGACGAGGACTACTTCAGGCGGGTGGTCAAGGCATCCTTTGCCATGCGCCGCAAGACGCTCTGGAATTGTTTGAAGGGAGGGGCGCTGGGTGTGCCGACGGACGGCATCAGGGATGTTCTGGCACGCTGCGGCATCGACGAGGGAAGGCGCGGCGAGACGCTGTCCCTGCAGGAGTTTGCCTCATTGACCAAGGGGCTTCTGGCGGCCGGCGGCTCGCTTTAG
- a CDS encoding 3-methyl-2-oxobutanoate dehydrogenase subunit VorB: protein MTKRLFMKGNEALAMAAIEAGCRYYFGYPITPQSDIPEYMSRELPSLGGEFIQAESEIASINMLLGASATGVRAMTSSSSPGISLKQEGISYMAGAELPGVIVNICRSGPGLGGIDASQADYFQAVKGGGHGGYHIIVLAPSSVQEMYDLTMLAFDLSDIYRMPAMVFGDSVIGQMKESLTPNPRPSSVLPPKDWIVRGKGDGEQRVVKSLYLGDGELEAHNWKLHARYAELKEKEARWEEFMLDDAEFLVTAFGSAARIAKTAVMSAREQGLNVGLLRPITLFPFPEKAYRTATARCKKVLDIELNAGQMVEDVRLSVAAGTDVFFYGRPPGAGSLPTPEELLEQIRKFY from the coding sequence TTGACAAAGCGACTGTTCATGAAGGGTAACGAGGCCCTGGCCATGGCCGCCATCGAGGCCGGATGCCGCTACTATTTCGGCTATCCCATCACACCCCAGAGTGATATTCCCGAATACATGTCCCGCGAACTCCCCAGCCTCGGCGGGGAGTTCATTCAGGCAGAGAGCGAGATCGCATCCATCAACATGCTTCTGGGGGCTTCGGCCACCGGCGTCCGGGCCATGACATCATCGTCAAGCCCCGGCATATCGCTCAAGCAGGAGGGGATCTCCTATATGGCCGGCGCCGAACTGCCCGGCGTCATCGTCAACATCTGCCGTTCGGGTCCGGGACTCGGCGGCATCGACGCATCCCAGGCGGATTACTTCCAGGCGGTAAAGGGGGGAGGGCACGGGGGGTATCACATCATCGTCCTCGCACCCTCGTCGGTCCAGGAGATGTACGATCTGACCATGCTCGCCTTCGACCTCTCCGACATCTACCGGATGCCTGCCATGGTCTTCGGTGATTCGGTCATCGGCCAGATGAAGGAATCACTCACCCCCAACCCGCGCCCCTCATCCGTGCTGCCGCCCAAAGATTGGATCGTGCGGGGCAAGGGGGACGGCGAACAGCGCGTGGTCAAGTCCCTCTATCTGGGTGATGGCGAGCTTGAAGCCCACAACTGGAAGCTCCATGCCCGCTACGCCGAACTGAAGGAAAAGGAGGCGCGCTGGGAGGAATTCATGCTCGACGATGCCGAATTCCTGGTGACCGCCTTCGGCTCCGCGGCCCGCATCGCCAAGACCGCGGTCATGAGTGCCCGGGAGCAAGGGCTTAACGTGGGGCTTCTGCGCCCCATTACCCTGTTCCCCTTTCCGGAGAAGGCGTACCGCACCGCCACGGCGCGTTGTAAAAAGGTGCTCGATATCGAGCTGAACGCCGGCCAGATGGTTGAGGATGTCCGTCTCTCCGTTGCCGCAGGCACCGACGTCTTTTTCTACGGCCGTCCCCCCGGTGCCGGTTCACTCCCCACGCCCGAAGAACTGCTTGAACAGATCAGAAAATTTTATTGA
- a CDS encoding PhoH family protein — protein MIKNFVLDTNVLLYDPQAIFKFEENNIIIPITVIEEIDRFKKDMNETGRNARQLSRYLDEMRATGSLANGIALETGGTLRVEMYEEKFMKVLPPELREERGDNRILAVALRVKEQDEATPVIFVTKDTNLRIKSDALGLKAEDYESDKVDIEELYPGFTELEVSAEMVDRFHGQGWVDLTGYDLHPNQFVTLRDAANPSHTALGKYRADQKRITPIAKNGKDGVWSIHPRNREQAFAFDALLDDSIKLVTLVGKAGTGKTLLAIAAGLHKTAEENVYNRLLVSRPVFPMGRDLGFLPGDIEEKLTPWMQPIFDNVELLLSGHEAEKRHSKGYKELMAMGIMDIEPLTYIRGRSIPLQFMIVDEAQNLTPHEIKTIITRAGEGTKIVLTGDPYQIDNPYVDASSNGLTYVVERFKGVPIAGHVTMTKGERSELAELAANLL, from the coding sequence ATGATCAAAAACTTCGTGCTCGATACCAACGTCCTTCTTTACGATCCCCAGGCCATCTTCAAGTTTGAGGAAAACAACATCATCATTCCCATAACCGTTATCGAGGAGATCGACCGGTTCAAAAAGGACATGAACGAGACCGGCCGCAACGCCCGGCAGCTTTCACGCTACCTTGACGAAATGCGGGCAACCGGTTCCCTCGCCAACGGCATTGCCCTCGAAACCGGCGGTACCCTGCGCGTAGAGATGTACGAAGAGAAATTCATGAAGGTGCTTCCTCCCGAACTGCGCGAGGAGCGGGGCGACAACCGGATCCTGGCCGTGGCGCTCAGGGTCAAGGAGCAGGATGAGGCCACGCCGGTCATCTTCGTGACCAAGGATACCAACCTGCGCATCAAGTCCGACGCCCTCGGCCTCAAGGCGGAAGACTATGAGTCCGACAAGGTCGATATTGAGGAACTCTATCCCGGCTTCACTGAACTCGAGGTGTCGGCGGAGATGGTGGACCGCTTTCACGGTCAGGGGTGGGTCGATCTTACCGGCTACGACCTGCACCCCAACCAGTTCGTCACCCTGCGCGATGCGGCCAACCCCTCCCACACTGCCCTGGGAAAATACCGCGCTGACCAGAAGCGGATCACCCCCATCGCCAAAAACGGCAAAGACGGGGTCTGGAGCATCCATCCCCGCAACCGGGAACAGGCCTTTGCCTTTGACGCCCTGCTGGACGACTCCATCAAGCTCGTGACGCTGGTGGGCAAGGCGGGCACCGGCAAGACGCTTCTGGCCATAGCGGCCGGATTGCACAAAACCGCCGAGGAAAACGTCTACAACAGGCTTCTGGTCTCCCGTCCCGTATTCCCCATGGGACGCGACCTGGGCTTCCTTCCGGGTGACATCGAGGAAAAACTGACCCCGTGGATGCAGCCCATCTTCGACAACGTGGAGCTTCTCCTCTCGGGCCACGAGGCCGAAAAGCGGCACAGCAAGGGGTACAAGGAGCTCATGGCCATGGGAATCATGGATATCGAGCCACTGACCTATATTCGCGGCCGCTCCATTCCGCTTCAGTTCATGATCGTGGACGAGGCCCAGAACCTCACCCCCCACGAGATCAAGACCATCATCACCCGGGCCGGCGAGGGGACCAAGATCGTGCTCACGGGCGATCCCTACCAGATCGACAACCCTTACGTGGACGCATCCTCCAACGGTCTTACCTACGTGGTGGAGCGCTTCAAAGGGGTGCCCATCGCCGGCCATGTCACCATGACCAAGGGTGAGCGGTCGGAGCTGGCGGAACTGGCGGCGAACCTCCTCTAG
- a CDS encoding MucR family transcriptional regulator, with the protein MAPTLLELTASIVSSHAAVSELSTEELVQEIQKVHATLQQLEGGAAAPEVAAEEAKAPAMTLKKAFQADQVCCMICGKGGMKTLTRHLAQVHQMKPGEYRKQFNIPSSQPLTAKKFSEARKQMAKDRGLAENLAKARAVRAAKIQEKKAAAEKPAKTKATRAKKATA; encoded by the coding sequence ATGGCGCCGACATTATTGGAATTGACCGCGAGTATTGTATCCTCACACGCTGCTGTGTCAGAGCTTTCCACGGAAGAACTGGTTCAGGAAATTCAAAAGGTTCATGCTACTCTGCAACAGCTTGAAGGTGGTGCTGCTGCACCCGAGGTTGCGGCAGAGGAAGCCAAGGCCCCGGCCATGACGCTCAAGAAAGCATTCCAGGCCGACCAGGTATGCTGCATGATCTGCGGCAAGGGTGGGATGAAAACCCTTACCCGCCACTTGGCCCAAGTGCACCAGATGAAGCCGGGCGAATATCGCAAGCAGTTCAACATCCCCAGCAGCCAACCGCTTACCGCCAAAAAGTTCTCCGAGGCACGCAAGCAGATGGCCAAGGACCGGGGGCTTGCCGAAAATCTCGCCAAGGCGCGCGCCGTACGCGCCGCCAAGATTCAGGAGAAGAAGGCTGCGGCCGAAAAGCCGGCTAAAACCAAGGCTACTCGCGCCAAGAAAGCTACTGCCTGA
- the tsaD gene encoding tRNA (adenosine(37)-N6)-threonylcarbamoyltransferase complex transferase subunit TsaD, whose protein sequence is MLVLAIETSCDETAAALVRDGRSILSSVVSSQVKDHAVYGGVVPEIASRKHLETIPAVIGEALRLADVTLDHVEGVAVTQGPGLAGALLVGLSVAKSIAFARRLPLVGVNHIEAHLAAIFLEREVAYPYLALVVSGGHSHLYRVDGIGRCTTLGQTLDDAAGEAFDKVAKLLGLPYPGGIEIDRLASAGDPDAIAFPRPLLHDGSFNFSFSGLKTAVLSAVKKQGLPEGKSLADFCASFQKAVCHVLVEKTFRAAEAAGIDRVVVAGGVACNSALRREMAHAAAARGVELMIPSPSLCGDNAAMIAVPGDYYLRCGEQGGLALDARVNWPLDLLGSGREG, encoded by the coding sequence ATGCTCGTACTTGCCATCGAAACATCGTGTGACGAAACCGCTGCCGCCTTGGTGCGCGACGGGCGCTCCATCCTGTCAAGCGTGGTTTCCTCCCAGGTGAAGGATCACGCCGTCTACGGCGGGGTTGTACCCGAAATTGCCTCGCGCAAACACCTGGAGACCATTCCCGCGGTTATCGGCGAGGCCCTGCGCTTGGCGGACGTGACCCTCGATCACGTGGAAGGGGTTGCGGTGACCCAGGGGCCCGGACTGGCCGGCGCTCTCCTGGTCGGCCTGTCCGTGGCCAAATCCATCGCCTTTGCCAGGAGACTGCCCCTGGTAGGAGTCAATCACATTGAAGCGCACCTTGCCGCTATTTTTCTTGAACGCGAGGTCGCCTATCCCTATCTGGCCCTGGTGGTGTCGGGGGGGCATTCCCACCTGTACCGGGTCGACGGTATCGGCCGGTGCACCACCCTCGGCCAGACCCTGGACGATGCTGCTGGCGAAGCCTTCGACAAGGTGGCCAAGCTGCTGGGCCTCCCCTATCCGGGCGGCATCGAGATTGATCGCCTGGCCTCCGCCGGTGACCCGGATGCCATCGCCTTTCCGCGGCCTCTGCTCCACGACGGCAGCTTCAACTTCAGCTTCAGCGGCCTCAAGACCGCGGTGCTCTCTGCGGTGAAGAAGCAGGGGCTTCCCGAGGGAAAATCCCTGGCCGACTTCTGCGCTTCGTTCCAGAAGGCCGTCTGTCATGTGTTGGTGGAAAAGACCTTTCGTGCCGCGGAGGCGGCAGGTATTGACCGGGTCGTGGTGGCAGGTGGGGTGGCCTGCAACAGTGCGCTGCGGCGGGAAATGGCCCATGCCGCCGCTGCGCGGGGCGTGGAGCTCATGATCCCGTCGCCGTCGCTATGCGGAGACAATGCCGCCATGATCGCCGTGCCGGGTGACTATTACCTGCGCTGTGGGGAGCAGGGCGGTCTCGCGCTTGACGCACGGGTGAACTGGCCACTTGACCTGCTCGGGTCGGGGAGGGAGGGGTGA
- a CDS encoding 2-oxoacid:acceptor oxidoreductase family protein, giving the protein MRHDVFIAGFGGQGVLLAGNILGQAAIIEGKNVSFFPSYGVEKRGGAAMCTVVIADDEVGSPVIGSPSVAVILNQASFDKFFARVKTGGLCIVNSSLVDVPAGMRSDITVVAIPMNDIAVDLGDPRMVNMVALGAYAARTGAVSLQSLEDALKETLPERNHRFIPANVKAIAAGAGYGG; this is encoded by the coding sequence ATGCGTCACGACGTATTCATTGCCGGCTTCGGCGGCCAGGGAGTCCTGCTCGCCGGAAACATCCTGGGCCAGGCGGCCATCATCGAAGGTAAAAACGTTTCATTCTTCCCCTCATACGGAGTTGAGAAGCGGGGCGGCGCCGCCATGTGCACCGTTGTTATCGCCGACGACGAAGTGGGGTCTCCCGTCATCGGCAGCCCTTCTGTTGCAGTCATCCTCAATCAGGCATCCTTTGACAAATTCTTCGCCAGGGTCAAGACTGGCGGGCTCTGTATCGTCAACAGCTCGCTGGTGGACGTACCTGCAGGTATGCGTTCCGACATCACAGTAGTTGCCATCCCCATGAACGACATTGCCGTGGATCTGGGCGATCCGCGCATGGTCAACATGGTTGCGCTTGGCGCCTATGCCGCCAGGACCGGCGCGGTTTCTCTCCAGTCACTTGAAGATGCCCTCAAGGAAACGCTTCCCGAGCGCAATCATCGATTCATCCCCGCCAACGTCAAGGCCATTGCCGCCGGCGCGGGGTATGGCGGCTAG
- a CDS encoding thiamine pyrophosphate-dependent enzyme, which translates to MQQVFKKPVSLKDVQTHFCPGCHHGTFHRLVAEAMDEFGVQKKTIGVASVGCSVFLYGYFDIDVVEAPHGRAPAVATGVKRARPDAFVFTYQGDGDLAAIGTSEIIHAANRGEDITVIFVNNTTYGMTGGQMAPTTLVGQRTSTSPYGRKNEKDGSPIRMAELLAQLEGVAFSARVAVNNPKNLMDAKRQIKKAFRYQAEGKGFSFIEALSSCPTNWGMDALAANERVGTEMCAYFPLGVFKNTAQL; encoded by the coding sequence ATGCAACAGGTCTTCAAAAAGCCGGTCAGTCTCAAGGATGTCCAGACCCACTTCTGTCCCGGGTGCCATCACGGCACCTTCCACCGCCTCGTGGCCGAGGCCATGGATGAATTCGGCGTGCAGAAGAAGACCATCGGGGTTGCCTCGGTGGGGTGCTCCGTTTTTCTCTACGGCTACTTCGATATCGATGTGGTCGAGGCGCCCCATGGCCGGGCTCCCGCCGTGGCCACCGGGGTCAAGCGGGCCCGTCCCGACGCCTTTGTCTTTACCTATCAGGGAGACGGGGACCTGGCCGCCATCGGCACCTCCGAAATCATCCATGCGGCCAATCGCGGCGAAGACATCACTGTTATCTTTGTCAACAACACTACCTACGGCATGACCGGCGGCCAGATGGCTCCCACCACTCTGGTCGGGCAAAGGACTTCCACTTCGCCCTATGGCAGGAAGAACGAGAAGGACGGCTCGCCCATCCGGATGGCGGAACTGCTGGCTCAACTGGAGGGGGTAGCCTTTTCGGCCAGGGTCGCCGTGAACAACCCCAAGAACCTCATGGACGCCAAGCGCCAGATCAAGAAAGCCTTCCGTTATCAGGCCGAGGGCAAGGGGTTTTCCTTCATCGAGGCACTCTCCTCATGTCCCACCAACTGGGGCATGGACGCCCTGGCTGCCAACGAACGGGTAGGGACCGAAATGTGTGCCTATTTCCCGCTCGGCGTCTTCAAAAACACCGCTCAACTTTAA
- a CDS encoding IPT/TIG domain-containing protein, with protein MVLTVIVATGAWAATLTGNVQNSSGKAGRVYLRASNNSFGTSFTIAAGQTLPFSIRGVTSNNMYTVDAFLDVTGLGVQHANDPTGISSSVQVTSDTTYNVGTITLANPSVPFSGEYSPLATPLAANGAVFLMLDSDFYYSEQYNREYPVAETFDVERATNGSANPAICASLTNITTVKTGIKNRDQGAWADSAGQATSCYRVTAHASGQASVTSSWMPVMPKQGSRSVSGTITINGVTPSGPLYVAVVDESGDPPKVAAAAISNPSSPQAFTITGVEDGTYFLFAFLDMNNNGTEDFGDVVFGEFNTTHVVVNGQNVTGVSATMTAVDSLASIMTNHWTGNSQWGYFDNYSLNFAIDGMRKKPVTVVVTSGPNIAVPIDIGLNDWGFSSWVFINSTRPTPGSQYNLDITYEGDSSPTPTTVTISTVLDAFATNLAPTGNIQFNQNQLFSWAAPSSPPASYTYTVQVSDATNYNQIWYIEDLPSTTTSVTYNQNNEAFGPLEANKTCQWSVSVRDAAGNAAFRQTVFTPVTGPAINGFNPAGGNTGTTVYIDGLNFSTTPANNVVTFAGSMGRVAATVTNATASRLTVTVPSGVTTGTIQVTSSGVGSAESTSSFSVGTAGSFAGLVVNSASTPLGGVAVSLGGNPSVTTTSQVGTGSFSLGGLPANGTYDLVAEKTGYLPAVSAVINGGSAITTTAPFLLFTQAEVNSWGVYAGKGVITARVVDQSGNPIGGAVASIQSGMGKTYTAYYSSDGITFGGTSTSANNGLIVIPNLEPNDWVTLGASKTGWTFYTTSFRVRPFAVGEGAVFGAPSMPSVSGISPQSGKAGSTVTITGSNFETTQSVTLAGQNASFVVNSATQITVTVPAGASTGAFVVNTLGGDAGSGLFTVLQTLAVTTTGTGNGTVTSVSPDSRIACQSGSATNCSADFDKGITVTLTATPDNSGSIFSGWSGACTASAGDCSVTMDADKAVTATFSVTPNLKLINGMTETTFASLADAYAAAVTGDTIMARALDFTGPFNFNRNVAILLSGGYDASFTPTAGYTKLLGGLTVSLGSVTFSNVALQ; from the coding sequence GTGGTTTTGACAGTTATTGTCGCAACCGGAGCCTGGGCCGCAACGTTGACCGGCAACGTCCAGAACAGCAGTGGCAAGGCGGGGCGTGTCTATCTCAGGGCCTCCAACAACAGTTTCGGGACCTCGTTCACAATTGCCGCCGGGCAGACACTCCCCTTTTCCATCAGAGGGGTCACCAGCAACAATATGTATACCGTGGACGCCTTCCTCGATGTAACCGGTTTGGGGGTTCAGCACGCCAACGATCCGACGGGTATCTCCTCTTCTGTCCAGGTCACCAGCGACACAACGTATAATGTCGGGACCATTACGCTCGCCAATCCCAGTGTGCCCTTCAGCGGGGAATACAGCCCCCTGGCCACGCCACTGGCGGCAAACGGCGCGGTGTTTCTCATGCTGGACAGCGATTTTTATTATTCCGAACAGTACAACCGGGAATATCCCGTGGCTGAAACGTTCGATGTTGAACGGGCAACGAACGGGAGTGCAAATCCTGCCATATGCGCCAGTCTCACCAACATAACAACCGTGAAGACCGGGATCAAGAACCGTGATCAGGGTGCCTGGGCAGACAGCGCGGGGCAGGCTACAAGCTGTTATCGGGTCACTGCCCATGCGTCTGGCCAGGCATCAGTCACCTCCTCCTGGATGCCCGTCATGCCGAAGCAGGGATCCCGAAGCGTAAGCGGAACCATCACCATCAACGGCGTCACCCCCAGCGGTCCCCTCTACGTGGCTGTGGTGGATGAGTCAGGCGATCCGCCGAAGGTTGCCGCAGCTGCCATATCAAATCCATCATCCCCGCAAGCCTTCACCATCACCGGTGTCGAGGACGGCACCTACTTCCTCTTTGCCTTTCTGGACATGAACAACAACGGGACTGAGGACTTCGGGGACGTGGTTTTCGGTGAATTCAACACAACCCATGTTGTTGTGAATGGCCAGAACGTGACCGGCGTTTCGGCCACCATGACGGCTGTCGATTCTCTTGCTTCCATCATGACGAACCACTGGACCGGCAACTCCCAATGGGGATATTTCGACAATTACAGCCTTAATTTCGCAATTGACGGCATGCGCAAGAAGCCGGTCACCGTGGTGGTCACCTCCGGCCCGAATATAGCCGTGCCCATCGATATTGGGCTTAATGATTGGGGATTCTCGTCATGGGTGTTTATCAACTCCACGCGGCCGACCCCCGGCAGTCAGTACAATCTTGACATCACTTACGAGGGAGACAGTTCTCCGACCCCGACCACCGTCACCATTTCAACGGTTCTGGACGCCTTTGCCACCAACCTGGCGCCGACAGGCAATATTCAATTTAATCAGAACCAACTCTTCTCATGGGCAGCCCCCTCGTCTCCTCCAGCCTCCTACACCTATACCGTTCAAGTCAGCGACGCCACAAACTACAACCAGATATGGTATATCGAGGACCTGCCGTCCACGACTACCTCGGTCACCTACAACCAGAACAATGAGGCGTTCGGCCCTCTTGAAGCAAACAAGACATGTCAGTGGAGCGTCAGCGTAAGGGACGCAGCCGGCAACGCCGCGTTCCGCCAGACCGTTTTCACCCCGGTCACCGGACCGGCTATCAACGGATTCAACCCCGCCGGAGGCAATACCGGCACAACCGTGTACATTGACGGACTCAACTTCAGCACCACGCCTGCTAATAACGTCGTTACGTTTGCCGGCAGCATGGGAAGGGTTGCGGCAACCGTAACCAATGCCACTGCGAGCAGATTGACTGTTACGGTTCCATCCGGAGTGACCACCGGCACTATTCAGGTGACATCCAGCGGCGTCGGTTCTGCGGAAAGTACCAGCAGCTTCAGCGTCGGAACAGCCGGATCCTTTGCAGGGCTGGTCGTGAATTCCGCAAGCACTCCTCTGGGTGGTGTTGCCGTCAGCCTAGGGGGCAACCCGTCAGTCACGACAACCAGCCAGGTCGGGACCGGCTCCTTCTCGCTCGGCGGACTTCCCGCCAACGGCACCTATGACCTCGTGGCAGAGAAGACAGGCTATTTGCCCGCCGTCTCCGCCGTCATCAACGGCGGCTCTGCCATTACTACCACTGCACCGTTTCTTCTCTTCACTCAGGCCGAAGTGAATAGCTGGGGTGTCTACGCCGGCAAAGGGGTGATTACGGCCCGCGTCGTAGACCAGAGCGGCAACCCGATAGGCGGCGCCGTAGCTTCGATCCAAAGCGGCATGGGCAAAACCTACACGGCATACTACTCATCAGACGGCATTACCTTTGGTGGGACCTCGACCTCTGCCAATAACGGCCTCATCGTCATTCCCAATCTAGAGCCCAATGACTGGGTCACTCTCGGCGCATCCAAGACCGGCTGGACGTTCTATACAACAAGTTTCCGCGTGAGACCCTTTGCCGTGGGCGAGGGGGCGGTTTTCGGGGCGCCCAGCATGCCCTCGGTTTCCGGCATCTCCCCCCAGTCCGGTAAAGCGGGAAGTACCGTAACCATCACCGGCAGCAATTTCGAAACAACCCAGTCCGTCACTCTCGCAGGCCAGAACGCGTCCTTTGTCGTCAACTCGGCAACCCAGATCACCGTCACCGTCCCTGCCGGAGCCTCTACCGGGGCATTCGTTGTCAACACCCTTGGCGGCGATGCGGGATCCGGGCTCTTCACGGTTCTCCAAACCCTTGCCGTTACGACTACGGGCACCGGCAATGGAACCGTCACCAGCGTTTCTCCTGATTCCAGAATCGCCTGCCAAAGCGGGTCAGCAACCAACTGCTCCGCTGACTTCGATAAGGGGATAACCGTAACCCTCACGGCTACGCCCGACAATTCCGGATCGATTTTCAGCGGCTGGAGTGGCGCATGTACGGCCAGTGCCGGAGACTGCAGCGTGACCATGGACGCCGACAAGGCAGTCACTGCAACCTTCTCCGTCACGCCCAATCTCAAGCTCATCAACGGCATGACGGAAACAACCTTCGCCTCTCTTGCCGATGCATATGCCGCCGCCGTAACGGGCGACACCATCATGGCGAGGGCCCTGGACTTTACCGGACCCTTTAACTTTAACCGTAACGTTGCGATACTGCTTAGCGGCGGATACGACGCCTCGTTCACACCGACTGCCGGCTACACCAAGCTACTCGGCGGACTCACGGTATCGCTCGGTAGCGTTACATTCAGCAATGTAGCGCTTCAGTAA